A stretch of the Vanacampus margaritifer isolate UIUO_Vmar chromosome 6, RoL_Vmar_1.0, whole genome shotgun sequence genome encodes the following:
- the yars2 gene encoding tyrosine--tRNA ligase, mitochondrial: MAASMARVCRYVLRHMSCVPQTTTFALKCKFHRSASVCNGLLHSLNKRGIVKDSFPDDAVYDRLPRLLQSAAQTVYCGFDPTADSLHVGNLLALIGLLHFRSAGHHVVAVLGGATAQIGDPSGKTSERERLSADVVEENTRRIRDSVHRIVGNHELYFHDASKTLGTVTVLNNLSWYKDWNVVRFLSEAGRHFRMGTMLSRHSVQSRLRSSEGMSLTEFSYQAFQAYDFYHLNQIYACKIQLGGTDQLGNLMTGHDFIHKVNGEEVYGLTLPLVTSSTGDKLGKTAGNAVWLNRDRTSPFELYQFFLRQPDASVERHLKLFTFLTLAEVESLMEQQRADPGKRLAHKRLAAEVTKLVHGKEGLESAKRCTNTLYHSSMQALEEMSDLELQELFREAPFHELLLEPGTTVVDACRRVNAIPEGPKGYRMVSEGAVWLNHKRTDNPEQVLIPKIHILANGLTLLRVGKRNYYIIKWLSL; encoded by the exons ATGGCGGCGTCCATGGCCCGAGTTTGCCGCTATGTTTTACGACACATGTCTTGTGTTCCACAAACTACAACCTTTGCACTAAAATGCAAATTTCACCGTTCTGCTTCTGTGTGTAACGGACTGCTACACAGTCTAAATAAACGCGGAATTGTCAAGGATTCTTTCCCGGATGACGCGGTGTACGACCGACTCCCCCGCCTACTGCAGTCCGCTGCTCAGACCGTGTACTGCGGCTTTGACCCCACGGCCGACAGCCTCCATGTCGGCAACCTGCTCGCCCTCATCGGCCTGCTGCACTTCCGAAGCGCCGGTCACCATGTGGTCGCCGTCCTCGGCGGGGCCACGGCGCAAATCGGCGACCCGAGCGGAAAAACGAGCGAGCGGGAGCGGCTGTCGGCGGACGTGGTGGAGGAGAACACCCGCCGCATCCGCGACAGCGTCCATAGGATTGTCGGCAACCACGAGTTGTACTTCCACGACGCCTCCAAGACGCTGGGGACCGTGACCGTACTTAACAATTTGAGTTGGTACAAAGACTGGAACGTGGTTCGGTTCCTGTCGGAGGCCGGGAGACACTTCCGCATGGGGACCATGCTGAGCCGCCACAGCGTCCAGTCAAGGCTGCGGAGCTCGGAGGGAATGAGCCTGACCGAGTTCTCCTACCAGGCGTTCCAGGCCTACGACTTCTACCACCTGAATCAAATATACGCTTGCAAGATCCAACTGGGGGGCACCGACCAGTTGGGCAACCTCATGACCGGCCACGACTTCATTCACAA AGTGAACGGCGAGGAGGTGTACGGCCTCACCCTCCCGCTGGTCACCAGCTCGACGGGGGACAAGCTGGGCAAGACGGCGGGGAACGCCGTGTGGCTCAACCGTGACAGGACGTCTCCCTTCGAGCTTTACCAGTTTTTCCTCCGACAGCCTGACGCCAGCGTGGAAAG ACACCTGAAGCTATTTACCTTCCTGACACTGGCCGAAGTGGAGAGCCTGATGGAGCAGCAGAGAGCGGATCCTGGTAAACGGCTGGCACATAAACGACTGGCGGCGGAGGTGACAAAGCTGGTACATGGGAAGGAGGGCCTCGAAAGTGCCAAGAG ATGCACCAACACGCTGTACCACAGCAGCATGCAGGCGCTGGAGGAGATGAGCGACTTGGAGCTGCAGGAGCTTTTCCGAGAGGCTCCCTTCCATGAGCTGCTGCTGGAGCCGGGGACCACCGTCGTGGACGCCTGCCGCAGGGTCAATGCCATCCCCGAGGGCCCCAAAGG GTATCGGATGGTTTCCGAGGGAGCGGTGTGGCTCAACCACAAGCGGACAGACAACCCGGAGCAGGTGCTGATCCCCAAGATCCACATCCTGGCAAACGGACTCACGCTGCTCCGAGTTGGCAAGAGAAACTACTATATTATCAAATGGCTCAGTCTTTGA
- the cdkn1bb gene encoding cyclin dependent kinase inhibitor 1Bb, translating to MSDVRLSNGSPTLERSEPRLSEHPKPSACRILFGSVDHDELRRDLKGHLRELEEAASAKWSFDFASHSPLENDTGLRWELVDCCDVPDFYTRLERRGLGNNRVDVNGNHRCVVGEPAEERAGGPTSCPEQCTVLRKRPACHEPSTQNKRSHSSPAEYPNRSRSVEHTPRKSSGSPGRQT from the exons atgtccgATGTTCGACTTTCCAACGGCAGCCCGACGTTGGAGCGGAGCGAGCCGCGCTTGTCGGAGCACCCGAAGCCGTCAGCCTGCCGGATCCTTTTCGGCTCGGTAGACCACGACGAGCTCCGGCGGGATTTAAAGGGACACCTGCGGGAGTTGGAGGAGGCCGCCTCCGCCAAGTGGAGCTTCGACTTCGCCTCGCACAGCCCGCTGGAAAACGACACCGGGCTCCGCTGGGAGCTGGTGGACTGTTGCGACGTGCCGGACTTCTATACGCGGCTGGAGCGAAGAGGCTTGGGGAATAACCGTGTGGATGTAAACGGTAACCACCGCTGTGTTGTCGGGGAGCCCGCGGAAGAGCGAGCCGGCGGGCCGACGTCGTGCCCGGAGCAGTGCACCGTGTTGAGGAAGAGACCTGCCTGTCACG AGCCCTCAACCCAAAATAAGAGGTCGCACAGCAGCCCGGCCGAGTATCCGAACCGGAGCCGCTCCGTCGAACACACGCCCAGAAAGAGCAGCGGAAGCCCGGGGAGGCAAACGTGA